The genomic DNA ggaaaaaaagaatatAATACAAATTTTATAActttgcaaatattaaaataaaatattcctATAAAATATTAATTGTAGATTGATAATAAAAGcaataatacaaatatgtatttccaatttaaaaaactaaaatgtttaaATCCTCAATAAATTACCAGGTCTATCAATTCCTACAAACAAACACCTTGCCCCAAATAAATACCCTTTTTTTCTTAACATGAAATGAGCAGTTCTCGATGAATCTTCCTCTCCTGTCACACGAGCATTTATCAAAAACCAAAATAAATGCCTTactcaaataaatacttaattcAAACAGTATTACTAATGGCTGACAGTTGACAAAATCCTCCCAGCTGTTCTGTCCGACTCATTAAAGCATTTGTGGGGAACGTTTCTGgtttatgaattaattttccaccTCAAACTTTTTGAGTGCTCAACTCTGAAATGTTTGAAGCAGTGAGTCACAGGTTGAATATACCCAACACCCACACCTGTTTCCTGTATCATAAAGACTGggtggaacttggaccactgcagTTGTGCAATCAATGAGTTTGATGCTTTGAAGTAGTGTTCTAGTACTAGCAGTAGTACTATGACAGTGAGAGTTAACCGGATACTACTGGTTGTGTGAGTAGAAAGTATTCAGGTTAAAAGTGGCTCGCAGTCTGTGGACGTCCTCCATAAAAAGAGCAGACCTCCCTCCTCCGTCTGGGTCTTCCCCTATTTTGCACTTCTCCTCATTGCCTGGCCACACGGCACTCTGACTCCTCCAGTCATGGAGACATTTGACTCAGCTCGCTCTGcactgtcatcatcatcatcatcatcatcatcatcaagcccAGCGTGGTCTCCAGAGAAGACCATGAGGAGGACAGTTGTGGCTTCACGACAACAACTGTGACAGACATCTTCAGACGCTCGACATGAACGCCACTTCTCAACCTCCGGACATCCTGAAAGCAGCAGGTGAGCTTCTATTACTGGTGGGTTTGATCTCTGGCTGAATATCACATGTGATCAAAGTAGGGAGTCACCTGCAAGTTTGGAGCATGACTTGAATAACTCTGGAACTACACGTGCAGCAACACTAAAACTATGTATAAAACATATTTACTGTTACGGCTACTCTTGCAttcaaaaaagtaataaaaaataaagatagcAGCGTAGTCCTGAGGAGGAGGTCTATggcgtatacatacatacatatacattcctTAATAAgcgcttagacttagacttcctttttattgtcattcaaatttgaactttacagtacagataagagcgatatttcgttacataagctcatggtagtgcaggataaaaaagcaataaggtgcatttataaataaataaataggttactaaatatattgcacttgctgagatatttctagattccaaatggtcataatttattttcacaaacaaaaatattctTCTTCAAAATAAGACTTATTTAGCGGTAGATAAAGTGTCTCACTCCTCCATCCTTCAACATGAGACAAAGAAAAGGAGCACCCAGCTGTCCTCTCTCCTTAATCATAGGAGGACGCTCACACCAGGGGGAGGACCATGAGCAGCTGAAAACAGAGTCAATCATTATTCATCTAAAACATTCAATAATTAATCAACATCATCATTGGCATTATTTTATGTACCATTGTCCAAAAAATTAATCATATAGATAGTGACAGTAAATGTTGGAGCCTAACAGCACAGTCAACAAAGTCAAATTCTTTGTGTGTTGAACATACTGTACTAGGCCAATACAGCTCAGTCTgatatgtgcatgcatgtgtgtgtgtatatatatatgtatatatatatatatgtatatgtgtgtgtatatatatatatgtgtgtgtgtatatatatatatatatatgtgtgtgtatatatatatatgtatgtatatatatatatatatatatgtgtgtatatatatatgtatatatgtgtatatatgtatttatatatgtatatatatgtgtatgtatatacacatatacatatatgtatttatttgtatatatatatatatgtatgtatatatgtatatatatatatatatatatgtatatatatttatatatgtatatatatgtatttatatatgtatatatatgtgtatatatatacacatatatgtatatatatgtgtgtaaggaagggatagtagttcttttagagttgggacacaatggacagattccggccagagaatcctttaatcatctttattgttgatttaaaagtgtatggttgtgtgtgtgtgtgtgtgtgtgtgtgtgtggtctaaacaAATAGAGAAAAGAGGAAATATTACAATCCAATTATATACTCATTAATATGCAGCTATATACATAGATATgcatacataatataacataatataatataatataaaagtgtgcataacaacaacatatatactgcatttaactatgtatgaacttccaacaagtttctaagcttcagagccatacatggcgattatgtggtctatgtcgccatctaaaggccaaactccgccatcgcagttgcaatgacgttaaataaactacacgtaaatgtaaacgccgtcaacgagactaattagctctcaatcgacccaaaaacaactgatcttagcatacaatgcaccaaacatttgcagaagtagcaaggcacgacagtcagttcaaatgctgtaacagtatgtgacaaaacttacatttagtcgtcaacgcacacaaggctggctgccaccactgattgaaaccggctattctgacaaagacgtgctttaaaggggaaatgacgtcacagattgacctatcaacttAAAGGCATAGGAACATcacaaaactggttaaaggcacacaataggctttcgtacacagCCGCCCCCAACTGTCCGTATGGCAGTTGGAACTAGAAGAAAGTCTATGAGGTAGTGTCCTCGTCATCAAGAGGTGGAAGCATGATCAGTCGGGCGACTGGGCGAAGGTAGGTGCGATTCTTCACTTGTACTCTGGCAGTCCGGACCCGTCCATCTGCTCCTGGATGTGTCTGAGTGATCCGTCCTACAGGCCACGATCCTCGGGGGAGTTGAGGATCCACTATCAAGACAACTTGACCGGCCAAAAGGGTCTTGCCATCGTTCCTCCACTTGTTACGTTCTTGAAGCCCTGGCAGGTAATGCTGGATGAAAGATGACCAGAAGTGATCTGCTAGGACTTGGCTGTGCCTCCAACGTCTTTTTCCGAGACCACAGGGATCGTAGATTGCTTGAGGTAGAGATGAATCGTGACGGCCCATAAGAAGGAGATTGGGCGTGACTGGGTCTGGGTCTGAGGCGTCCGAAGACAGGTAACCAAGAGGTTTAGCATTCATTATGCCTTCaacctctatcaatgttgtcagtAATACTGGTTCAGGGACTGTTTGGTCTTTGAGAACAACTCTGAGTGCTGTCTTAATGGATTTTACTTCTCTCTCCCATGTGCCCCCAAAATGTGGTGCGCTTGGAGGATTGAATCGGAATGAAATCTGGTGCTCTGCAAGTTGCTCTCTCAACTGTGGTTCCATTGAAGCAACTGCTTCACGTAATTCACGTTCTCCACCAACAAAGTTGGTACCATTGTCCATGAGGAGTTCAAAGGGTTTGCCGCGTCGTGAGATGAATCTTCTTAAGGATAGCAGGAATGCGTCCGTATCAAGATTCTCCAGTAGTTCCAAGTGTACAGAACGAGTTGTCATGCACTTATAGATAATACCCCATCGTTTCTCTGTGCGGCGCCCAATTTTCACTTGGAGAGGTCCAAAGCAATCAACTCCAGTTGAATAGAAAGGTGGCTTATGAAGTCGCAGTCGAGCAGGGGGGTAATCAGCCATTTTAGGAATGTCAGGCTTGGCTTTCCAACGACGACATTCTAGACATGTATACTGATGTTTCCGTATTGCTTCTCTGCCCCTTAAGATCCAAAATCTACGTCGTATTTCAGCAAGAACTCTTTCTGGGCCAGGGTGCAACAGTACTTCATCATGTTCCTTTATGACAAGCTTTGTCACATGGTGGCTTGGATCCAAGATTATAGGGTGGATTCTCTCCCAATCTAAACTCTCCGCATGCCGCAACCGTCCACCAACTCTGAGTAATCCTGTGGCTCCTTCATATTCTGGTGAAAGTGATGCAAGTCGACTGTCTGAAGGCAGAGACCGTCCAGCCTTGAGCGctctcaactcttctgggaaacaATCTCCTTGAACCCTTTGCAATATAAGTTTTTCGGCTTGCATCACTTTCACCAGAATATGAAGGAGCCACAGGATTACTCAGAGTTGGTGGACGGTTTTGGAGATTCCCTTTCCATGTTCTGCCACAGGAATCGAAGGAGTGGTTTATCATGGTCAAGTAAGCGGATCTGGTGAAACATTGACTTGATATCCCCGCTTATGGCTATTGCATGACATCGGAACCGCAAGAGGACTCCAATCATAGTAGGGCCCAACGTTGGTCCAGGGAGGAGATGATCATTCAAAGACTGGCCATTGTAGGAGAAAGAACAGTTGAAGACCCCTCTGTCTTTCCCATTGTGGTGCACCATATGATGTGGTACGTACCACGACTCAGTACTCTTTGCTGCCTCCTCTGAAGGAATCTCAGCAACGTATCCTGTTTTGATAAGTTTGTCCATCTCTCTACGATAAGAGGTTGCAAGGTGAGGGTCTTTGGCCAACCTGCGTTCAATGCGGCGCAAGTTTGGCATTACAGCATCTGAAGGTGCACATAGCATAGTGCTTGGCTGGCGACGTAACAGGGGTGTCGCGTAGCGCTGGATACCATCAACAGGTACACGCTTAGAGTCAGTCTGTAAAAGAGAGAGACCTTGTTGGTCTTGCTTGGAACGAGATGCAATCTTCTCGCTGACGTAAGGGAGAGTATCGATCTGCCAGAGACGTTCCACATTCTTGAAAAGTTCGGTATATGGGGATTCAGTGGTAACGTGCAGACAGGAAGGCTGATGGGAAGATGCATAAATCACAGACGGACCTTGTAGGGACCAGCCTAGGTTGGTACAGACTGCTATGGGGCCGCCAGATGGGCCTGCTCGCACCGGCTCTGTAGGAGCAAGAAGCTGGGACATATCAGAACCTATGAGGAGTAGCGGTTGCGCTCGATGGATAGGCAGCAAAGGAAGGTCTTTGAGGTGCTCGTAGCGTTTTTGGAGGGCCGCTACTGGATAtgtgtgctgagataggctcagattCTCAGCCGTGAAGGCATTTTTAATCCAATACTTCTTGCTTGGCTTGAAAATGGGAGAGACGTGAAGGCTGACTGACGAACCATTGAGCACTTTCACTTCTTGTTGAACAGTTCTCAGGTGAAGGGTTTCAGGATGCTTAGCAAGTTGTAGTTGCTCTACTGCATAGGGGAGGATGAGTGTTCTCTCAGAACCATCATCGAGCACAGCAAATGTCTCTAGAGTGCGGTCTCCATTTTGTAAGAGCACTTTAACAACTTTCAGCAAAACTCTTTGAGGGCTTCGAGGCTGTTCCAGGTAGACTGTGGGATTTTGGTTACTCATCATCAGGACTTGTTGAGATGACTCTTGGATCGTGTCATGCAGTACTGTGAGGTGAGTCTCTTTGCATAAGTTACAAGGGCGTTTAAGCGTACATGCTGCAGCTTTGTGGCCACGACCGCACTTCCAACATCTGTTACCTTCTTGGATCCACTTATTGATCTCACTGGTATTCAGTTTCTTGAAGTCCAGGCATGAGTTGAGGTAATGTTCCTTACTGTTGCAAAATGGACAATAAGGACTAG from Entelurus aequoreus isolate RoL-2023_Sb linkage group LG10, RoL_Eaeq_v1.1, whole genome shotgun sequence includes the following:
- the LOC133658143 gene encoding uncharacterized protein LOC133658143; translation: MADYPPARLRLHKPPFYSTGVDCFGPLQVKIGRRTEKRWGIIYKCMTTRSVHLELLENLDTDAFLLSLRRFISRRGKPFELLMDNGTNFVGGERELREAVASMEPQLREQLAEHQISFRFNPPSAPHFGGTWEREVKSIKTALRVVLKDQTVPEPVLLTTLIEVEGIMNAKPLGYLSSDASDPDPVTPNLLLMGRHDSSLPQAIYDPCGLGKRRWRHSQVLADHFWSSFIQHYLPGLQERNKWRNDGKTLLAGQVVLIVDPQLPRGSWPVGRITQTHPGADGRVRTARVQVKNRTYLRPVARLIMLPPLDDEDTTS